From Shewanella psychrophila, a single genomic window includes:
- the atpH gene encoding F0F1 ATP synthase subunit delta — MAEITTIARPYAKAAFDFAIEKNAVDSWAEMLNFAAMVSENDTIQPLLSGALSSDKLAELFIGVCGEQINEQVQNLLKVMAENGRLETLPAVFQLFVEMKHEWAKEIEANVVSATELTSVQQQDISVSLEKRLARKVKLNCSIDASLIAGVIITAGDLVIDGSVRGKISRLSDTLQS; from the coding sequence ATGGCTGAAATAACCACCATCGCTCGTCCTTACGCAAAGGCAGCTTTTGACTTCGCTATTGAAAAGAATGCAGTAGATAGTTGGGCAGAAATGCTGAACTTCGCGGCTATGGTAAGTGAAAACGACACCATACAGCCTCTGCTATCTGGCGCACTATCCAGTGATAAACTGGCTGAACTCTTTATCGGAGTTTGTGGTGAGCAGATCAATGAGCAAGTTCAAAACCTGTTAAAGGTAATGGCTGAAAACGGTCGTTTAGAAACGCTACCTGCTGTATTTCAACTATTTGTTGAAATGAAACATGAATGGGCAAAAGAGATTGAAGCTAATGTAGTTTCAGCCACTGAGCTTACTTCAGTTCAGCAACAGGATATTAGTGTTTCTTTAGAGAAACGTCTAGCACGCAAAGTTAAGCTTAATTGCAGCATAGATGCCAGCCTTATTGCTGGTGTAATTATCACGGCAGGAGACCTAGTCATAGATGGCTCGGTTCGCGGAAAAATTTCGCG